The genomic DNA GATTGTCTTTGGGGAGCGTGACGCGAAGGTGCGAGCACGCGTAATCCTTGTCGAACGTGTAGGTGACCTCGTACGCGTCCTTCGCGGTGCACGAAATCTGCACCAGGCGCCAGCCTTCCTTGCTCATCTGCTTCGCCTTCTCGACGAGTTGGCTCTTGTCAATGGCCGCGAGTGACTGCTGTTCGACGTGCACCATCATGCGCTCGCTTTCATGGCGTGGAGCGCCGCGGCCTTTTTCTCGAGCACGCCGAGCGCCGCCACCACGCCGTCGATGATCGCCTCGGGCCGCACCGCGCACCCCGGAATGTAGATGTCCACCGGCACCACGGTGTCGGCCCCGCCCTTTACATTGTAGCATTCGCGGAATATGCCGCCGCTCGTTGCGCAGATGCCGATGGCGGCAACGACCTTGGGGTCGGGCATCTGGTTGTAGATGTTCAGCACCACGTCCTTGTTCTGTTCGTTGATGGAGCCGGTGAGGAGCAGGATGTCGGCGTGCTTGGGGTTGCCCGTGTTGATGATGCCGAAACGCTCTATGTCGTACAGCGGGGTGAGGCACGCGAGCACTTCGATGTCGCAGCCATTGCAGCTCGACCCGTCGTAATGGATGATCCAAG from Chitinivibrionales bacterium includes the following:
- a CDS encoding NADH-quinone oxidoreductase subunit B family protein — encoded protein: MSFLKKSPWIIHYDGSSCNGCDIEVLACLTPLYDIERFGIINTGNPKHADILLLTGSINEQNKDVVLNIYNQMPDPKVVAAIGICATSGGIFRECYNVKGGADTVVPVDIYIPGCAVRPEAIIDGVVAALGVLEKKAAALHAMKASA
- a CDS encoding NADH-quinone oxidoreductase subunit C, with product MMVHVEQQSLAAIDKSQLVEKAKQMSKEGWRLVQISCTAKDAYEVTYTFDKDYACSHLRVTLPKDNLDLPSITGAYFAAFTYENELHDLFGINVQGNALDFKGKFYKLSVKTPFAPQPQQPAQ